A stretch of the Streptomyces sp. WMMB303 genome encodes the following:
- a CDS encoding diiron oxygenase — protein MTTAPDTAEKEHEVLKDALGLLKDREQVAERLLESSRKHSFDPDTELDWDAPFEDGKWFWPPELVSLYDTPLWRRMSEEQRMDLARHEAASLASLGIWFEVILMQLLVRHIYDKPLTSNHVRYALTEIADECRHSMMFARMIKRGGAPAYPVSRLHHNMARLLKTISTTPGSFTATLLGEEILDWMQRLTFPDERIQPLIRGVTRIHVIEEARHVRYAREELRRQMVSCPRWEAELTRVSSGEAARVFSISFVNPQVYENVGLDRREAVAQVKASGHRREVMQNGARRLTDFLDEIGVLRGVGRKLWVSSGLLAK, from the coding sequence ATGACCACAGCGCCTGACACCGCAGAGAAGGAACACGAGGTGCTCAAGGACGCCCTCGGCCTGCTCAAGGACCGCGAACAGGTCGCCGAGCGCCTCCTGGAGTCCTCCCGGAAGCACTCCTTCGACCCGGACACCGAACTGGACTGGGATGCCCCCTTCGAGGACGGCAAGTGGTTCTGGCCACCGGAGTTGGTGTCGCTCTACGACACCCCGCTGTGGCGAAGGATGTCCGAAGAGCAGCGGATGGACCTGGCCCGGCACGAGGCGGCGTCACTCGCGTCGCTGGGCATCTGGTTCGAGGTCATCCTGATGCAGCTACTGGTGCGGCACATCTACGACAAGCCGCTGACCAGCAATCACGTCCGCTACGCGCTGACCGAGATCGCGGACGAATGCCGGCACTCGATGATGTTCGCACGCATGATCAAGCGGGGTGGTGCACCCGCGTACCCCGTCTCCAGGCTGCATCACAACATGGCCCGGCTGCTCAAGACGATCTCCACCACACCCGGCTCGTTCACCGCGACGCTGCTGGGCGAGGAGATCCTGGACTGGATGCAGCGGCTGACCTTCCCGGACGAGCGCATCCAGCCGTTGATTCGCGGCGTGACCCGGATCCACGTCATCGAGGAGGCCCGGCACGTGCGCTACGCGCGCGAGGAACTGCGCCGGCAGATGGTCAGCTGCCCCCGCTGGGAGGCGGAACTGACGCGGGTCAGCTCCGGCGAGGCCGCCCGGGTCTTCTCCATCTCCTTCGTCAACCCGCAGGTCTACGAGAACGTCGGCCTGGACAGGAGGGAGGCCGTCGCCCAGGTGAAGGCCAGCGGCCACCGCCGCGAGGTCATGCAGAACGGCGCCAGGCGGCTGACCGACTTCCTGGACGAGATCGGCGTGCTGCGCGGCGTGGGCAGGAAGCTGTGGGTCAGCTCGGGACTGCTGGCCAAGTGA
- a CDS encoding TetR/AcrR family transcriptional regulator, whose translation MSSSGTAPAYRRLSVQERRSQLLGHALGLFAHRPPEDVSLDDVAASAGVSRPLVYRYFPGGKQQLYEAALRSAADQLEQCFAEPPSGPLTTRLSRALDRYLGFVDQHDAGFMALLQGGSVVETSRTDAMVDEVRRDAADQILAHLAADGDGGGRGSPRLRMAVRTWISAVEAASLIWLDEGKQPPLPELRDWLVDHFVAVLTATAAGDARTAAATRRALALEEPDGAVADLVGRVLPVVAESGHLLPGFAGPPET comes from the coding sequence ATGAGCAGTAGCGGCACCGCCCCGGCGTATCGCAGGCTGAGTGTGCAGGAGCGGCGCAGCCAACTGCTCGGACACGCGCTGGGCCTGTTCGCACACCGACCCCCCGAGGACGTGTCACTGGACGATGTCGCAGCCTCTGCCGGGGTGTCGCGGCCCCTTGTCTACCGGTACTTCCCCGGAGGCAAGCAGCAGCTCTACGAAGCGGCCCTGCGCAGCGCCGCCGACCAGCTCGAACAGTGTTTCGCCGAGCCGCCGTCCGGGCCGCTGACCACTCGTCTGTCCCGGGCCCTCGACCGATACCTGGGCTTCGTCGACCAGCATGACGCGGGGTTCATGGCGCTGCTGCAAGGAGGCAGCGTGGTGGAGACCTCCCGGACGGACGCCATGGTCGACGAGGTCCGCAGGGACGCGGCCGACCAGATCCTCGCTCATCTGGCGGCGGACGGGGACGGTGGGGGCCGCGGATCGCCGCGGCTGCGGATGGCGGTGCGCACCTGGATCTCGGCGGTGGAGGCGGCCTCGTTGATCTGGCTCGACGAGGGCAAGCAGCCGCCGCTGCCGGAGCTGCGCGACTGGCTGGTGGACCACTTCGTCGCGGTCCTCACCGCCACGGCGGCCGGAGACGCCCGGACTGCGGCCGCGACCCGTCGGGCTCTGGCCTTGGAGGAGCCCGACGGCGCCGTCGCCGATCTGGTCGGCAGAGTACTGCCGGTGGTCGCGGAGTCCGGGCATCTGCTCCCCGGCTTTGCGGGACCGCCTGAGACTTAA
- the soxR gene encoding redox-sensitive transcriptional activator SoxR — translation MPTQLSWKAPEATVGELAERAGVAASTLRFYEREGLIHSRRTSGNQRRYSRDTLRRVAFIRASQRLGIPLSAIRGALALLPEGRTPTREDWAVVSECWREDLNQRIALMEQLRDHLTDCIGCGCLSLTSCALANPQDRLGEQGPGARRLSQPCGPEPAHGDASGCRGGAVPGRAAEGN, via the coding sequence ATGCCGACTCAGCTCTCATGGAAGGCCCCGGAAGCCACCGTCGGAGAACTGGCGGAACGCGCGGGCGTCGCCGCCTCGACGCTGCGCTTCTACGAGCGCGAAGGGCTCATCCACAGCCGTCGCACCTCCGGCAACCAGCGGCGCTACAGCCGCGACACCCTGCGCCGCGTCGCCTTCATCAGGGCCTCGCAGCGCCTCGGCATCCCCCTCTCCGCCATCCGCGGGGCGCTGGCCCTGCTGCCGGAGGGCCGGACGCCGACGCGCGAGGACTGGGCCGTCGTCTCGGAGTGCTGGCGGGAGGACCTCAACCAGCGGATCGCCCTCATGGAGCAGCTCCGCGACCACCTCACCGACTGCATCGGCTGCGGCTGCCTGTCGCTGACCTCGTGTGCGCTGGCCAACCCGCAGGACAGGCTCGGCGAGCAGGGCCCCGGCGCCCGCCGACTCAGCCAGCCGTGCGGCCCCGAGCCCGCGCACGGTGACGCGTCCGGCTGCCGCGGCGGTGCAGTCCCCGGTCGTGCGGCCGAAGGGAACTGA
- a CDS encoding C40 family peptidase, which produces MSAGLVLAAAAVLVPGAVVDAGAVPVAGAQAPGAPRPGPEPGPPSARHGSVGELLGELSVLYQRTEEASEAYNGTAEKLKAQRATARRTQAELGRARSVLARERRRAGELARQQYRSGGTGIPPAVRMLLTRNPHRLLDRGHLLQRAADDQADTLRRLAQGQRRHTAAVRKARAAVSRQERLAERKKHQRNDVRERLRKVEGLLSSLTGEQLARLNALEGERTDAAQQKLVAGGALNPSGAGRPASAQGQKALDWALEQIGKPYVWGAEGPGAFDCSGLTRQAWHHAGREIPRTSQGQWRQLPKVELAELRPGDLVIYFERATHVALYAGGGRVVQAPRPGSEVRLTDLAVDPPIGAVRPDGRRA; this is translated from the coding sequence ATGTCGGCGGGGCTCGTACTGGCTGCCGCGGCCGTGCTGGTGCCCGGCGCGGTGGTGGACGCCGGCGCGGTACCGGTGGCGGGGGCGCAAGCGCCCGGTGCTCCGCGGCCGGGCCCGGAGCCGGGACCGCCGAGCGCGCGGCACGGATCCGTCGGGGAACTGCTGGGCGAGCTGAGCGTGCTGTACCAGCGCACGGAGGAGGCTTCGGAGGCGTACAACGGCACAGCGGAGAAGCTCAAGGCACAGCGCGCGACGGCCCGACGGACCCAGGCCGAACTGGGTCGGGCCCGTTCGGTGCTGGCACGGGAGCGGCGACGCGCAGGTGAGCTGGCCCGGCAGCAGTACCGGAGCGGGGGTACGGGAATCCCTCCGGCGGTGCGGATGCTGCTCACGCGGAACCCCCACCGGCTGCTCGATCGAGGGCACCTGCTCCAGCGGGCGGCGGACGACCAGGCCGACACGCTGCGCAGGCTCGCGCAAGGACAGCGCCGGCACACGGCCGCGGTCCGCAAGGCGCGTGCGGCGGTGAGTCGGCAGGAGCGGCTGGCGGAGCGCAAGAAGCACCAGCGCAACGATGTGCGCGAACGGCTGCGGAAGGTCGAGGGGCTGCTCTCGTCGCTGACCGGAGAGCAGCTCGCCCGCCTGAACGCCCTCGAGGGCGAGCGTACGGACGCGGCGCAGCAGAAGTTGGTGGCCGGGGGCGCGCTGAATCCCAGCGGCGCCGGCCGACCCGCTTCCGCGCAGGGACAGAAGGCGCTCGACTGGGCGCTGGAGCAGATCGGCAAACCGTATGTGTGGGGTGCCGAGGGGCCGGGAGCGTTCGACTGCTCGGGGCTCACCCGGCAGGCGTGGCACCATGCGGGCCGGGAGATCCCGCGTACCAGCCAGGGGCAGTGGCGACAGCTGCCGAAAGTGGAGCTGGCCGAACTGCGCCCGGGCGATCTGGTGATCTATTTCGAGCGTGCGACGCATGTGGCCCTGTACGCGGGAGGGGGACGGGTGGTACAGGCCCCACGCCCCGGAAGCGAGGTGAGACTGACCGACCTCGCCGTGGACCCGCCCATCGGCGCGGTACGGCCGGACGGACGGCGCGCATGA
- a CDS encoding protein phosphatase 2C domain-containing protein, which produces MRIDMVTEPGSPQRLNEDYVSAAVPAVGGGALVVLDGVTPPAEDGCRHGVPWFVARLGGALLELAGTRRDMPLAECLGAAVVRTRDAHRDTCDLFHPRTPQATVVAARWDEERVEHLVLSDSALLLETADGAVQPLLDRRLAELPASVRTLRERARMTGEESDRGAYVDAVEALRNAPDGSGFHTAAADPGVTAYAVTGSHPRREVHALLAATDGATRWTETFHLGDWAGLLALVRKEGARALVRRVRTAESESAPRSGKQHDDATVLLAELD; this is translated from the coding sequence ATGCGCATCGACATGGTCACCGAGCCCGGCAGCCCCCAACGCCTCAACGAGGACTACGTGTCGGCCGCCGTTCCCGCTGTCGGCGGCGGAGCGCTCGTGGTGCTGGACGGGGTCACCCCACCGGCGGAGGACGGCTGCCGCCACGGGGTGCCGTGGTTCGTGGCACGGCTCGGGGGCGCGCTGCTCGAACTGGCGGGGACACGCCGGGACATGCCGCTGGCCGAATGCCTCGGTGCCGCCGTCGTCCGGACCCGGGACGCTCATCGCGACACATGTGATCTTTTTCACCCCCGCACCCCTCAGGCAACCGTCGTCGCCGCCCGCTGGGACGAGGAGCGGGTCGAGCACCTGGTGCTCTCCGATTCCGCGCTCCTCCTGGAGACCGCCGACGGCGCGGTGCAGCCGCTTCTCGACCGGCGCCTGGCCGAACTGCCCGCCAGTGTGCGCACCCTGCGCGAGCGGGCCCGAATGACCGGCGAGGAATCCGATCGCGGGGCCTACGTGGACGCTGTCGAGGCGCTGCGCAACGCGCCGGACGGCAGCGGTTTCCACACGGCTGCCGCCGATCCGGGTGTCACCGCGTACGCGGTGACGGGCAGTCACCCCAGGCGCGAGGTCCACGCCCTGCTCGCCGCCACCGACGGCGCAACGCGTTGGACGGAGACCTTCCACCTCGGCGACTGGGCCGGACTCCTCGCTCTCGTGCGCAAGGAAGGGGCGCGCGCCCTCGTCCGGCGCGTGCGGACCGCCGAGTCGGAATCGGCACCCCGGAGCGGCAAACAGCACGACGATGCCACGGTGCTCCTCGCCGAGCTGGACTGA
- a CDS encoding nitrate- and nitrite sensing domain-containing protein, producing the protein MRKKQRLKADVPQATATGTGATGEAEATRSAEPPAAADTEALTPAGRRRGRARNRLLVSVAVGAVAVVAAGAPTLVAGSRDAADAQDLVDLARLDQQAIALSHSLADERDGMVERHAADGGGDKSGAGVGEAQQNRVDRLARELRTAAEAAPSGPAGSSASPASIVQALEKLPGVRQRALAGKGDPLDSYDAYSEVIQTLRRLTRGIADGLPARAADRTAAALPDLARAVDQASATRGLLEAALAGEGSQRALVTAAGQARVREQAALADFEETADTEARDRYRTTVNGTDVNVAERYLKSVTAQNRLTPGTRALDQERFDSSVSARLAHMRGVQSSFAAAETERLEKLRDDDVTALQLRAGLVGGCLLLAVAVSVAVARSLTRPLSVLKRGSQRLGKDPAGEEPITFRGRNDEFADVVRALNTLRATAADLRRRSACAEQEQDQLAVEKAQLTERHQLLGEECDALREELRAAREKSPAAAPHRAATAPTGAQDAVAAGVGEGTREGAGGEAGADRSAFADLGSRTLTLVEHQLGIIEGLEEREADPDRLDTLFKLDHLATRMRRHSENLLLLAGTDRTEGHDSSATVPPAPLLDVLRAAVSEIAQYERVELGTPAPEVQVTGSAADDLSHLVAELLDNAAGFSPDGSGVRLGARLLEGGAALISVEDEGQGMPGPQLAELNTRLAEPRAEIELQALRSSNGWGLGMYVVARLSARHGIRVGLREREEGGTVAEVTVPRVLLPGSGDGAGPPLEAEDHARTVDERPQAGAQLYARPAEPEREEEPDAAVGGAAWTGAAAPGAAPPAGTAAPGASGENAAGPEARHAEPRGPLTHPGLPQRVRRETPRESAVPHPRSGATAEELRRRLDGFQQGARKGLRDAGTPAEPTTARVPSPAGSPEAERIRHGEHSERCEHGEHAEHCERCEHAEQTGQDTPHDEQNQPSALREPEQHAAHDGQDARSRHAGQDVREAHEGHAGHDGPVPRPDGPGGHEQRDTPRGREGRGSEQEAPGAQPEDISSAEKRAGAQLDGGTAEEARK; encoded by the coding sequence GTGCGGAAGAAGCAACGTCTCAAAGCGGACGTTCCCCAGGCAACGGCGACCGGCACCGGCGCCACCGGGGAAGCGGAAGCCACAAGGAGCGCGGAACCCCCCGCTGCGGCGGACACGGAGGCCCTCACCCCTGCGGGCCGTCGGCGCGGGCGGGCGCGCAACCGGCTGCTGGTGTCCGTCGCGGTGGGAGCCGTGGCGGTGGTGGCGGCCGGCGCACCCACCCTCGTCGCCGGTTCCCGGGACGCCGCCGACGCACAGGATCTCGTCGACCTGGCGCGGCTCGACCAGCAGGCCATCGCCCTGTCCCATTCCCTCGCGGACGAGCGCGACGGAATGGTCGAACGCCACGCCGCGGACGGCGGCGGAGACAAGAGCGGCGCGGGCGTCGGCGAGGCCCAGCAGAACCGGGTGGACCGGCTGGCCCGCGAGCTGCGCACGGCGGCGGAAGCGGCGCCGTCGGGGCCCGCGGGATCGTCCGCCTCCCCGGCCTCCATCGTCCAGGCGCTCGAGAAGCTGCCCGGAGTCCGGCAGCGTGCTCTGGCGGGCAAGGGCGACCCGCTGGACTCCTATGACGCCTACTCCGAAGTCATCCAGACCCTCCGCCGCCTCACCCGCGGTATCGCCGACGGCCTGCCCGCACGGGCGGCCGACCGGACGGCGGCGGCCCTCCCCGACCTGGCCCGCGCCGTCGACCAGGCGTCGGCCACCCGCGGGCTGCTGGAAGCGGCCCTCGCGGGGGAGGGCTCCCAGCGTGCGCTGGTCACTGCTGCCGGGCAGGCCCGGGTCCGGGAACAGGCGGCCCTGGCGGACTTCGAGGAGACGGCCGACACCGAGGCACGCGACCGATACCGCACGACCGTGAACGGTACGGACGTGAACGTCGCCGAGCGCTACCTGAAGTCCGTCACCGCGCAGAACCGGCTCACTCCCGGTACCCGCGCGCTGGACCAGGAGCGGTTCGACAGCTCCGTCTCGGCCCGCCTCGCTCATATGCGCGGGGTGCAGTCGTCGTTCGCTGCGGCGGAGACCGAACGGCTGGAGAAGCTGCGGGACGACGACGTGACAGCACTGCAGCTGCGCGCCGGGCTGGTGGGGGGCTGCCTCCTGCTCGCCGTCGCCGTCAGTGTCGCGGTCGCCCGCTCGCTCACCCGCCCGCTCTCGGTGCTCAAGCGCGGTTCGCAGCGGCTCGGCAAGGACCCCGCGGGCGAGGAGCCGATCACCTTCCGCGGCCGCAATGACGAATTCGCGGACGTGGTGCGGGCGCTCAACACGCTGCGTGCCACCGCGGCCGATCTGCGGCGCCGGTCGGCCTGCGCGGAGCAGGAACAGGACCAGCTGGCGGTCGAGAAGGCACAACTGACCGAGCGCCATCAGTTGCTGGGAGAAGAGTGCGACGCTCTGCGGGAAGAACTCCGGGCGGCGCGCGAGAAGTCGCCCGCCGCGGCCCCGCACCGCGCTGCCACGGCACCGACGGGTGCTCAGGACGCCGTTGCGGCCGGCGTCGGCGAAGGGACCCGCGAGGGCGCCGGTGGCGAGGCGGGGGCGGACCGCAGCGCGTTCGCCGACCTGGGTAGCCGCACCCTCACACTGGTCGAACACCAGCTCGGCATCATCGAGGGTCTGGAGGAGAGGGAGGCGGACCCCGACCGGCTCGACACCCTCTTCAAGCTGGACCACCTGGCCACACGCATGCGGCGGCACAGCGAGAATCTCCTGCTGCTGGCGGGTACGGACCGCACCGAGGGCCACGACTCGTCCGCGACCGTGCCCCCGGCGCCGCTGTTGGACGTGCTGCGCGCGGCTGTCAGCGAGATAGCGCAGTACGAGCGGGTGGAGTTGGGGACACCGGCGCCGGAGGTTCAGGTCACCGGGTCCGCCGCCGATGATCTCAGCCATCTGGTCGCCGAACTCCTGGACAACGCGGCGGGCTTCTCCCCCGACGGATCCGGAGTGCGTCTCGGCGCCCGGCTGCTGGAGGGCGGAGCTGCCCTGATCTCCGTGGAGGACGAGGGCCAGGGGATGCCCGGGCCGCAGCTCGCCGAGCTCAACACCCGATTGGCGGAACCGCGGGCCGAGATCGAGCTCCAGGCGCTGCGGTCGAGCAACGGCTGGGGCCTGGGGATGTACGTGGTCGCCCGGTTGTCGGCCCGGCACGGGATCCGGGTGGGACTGCGCGAGCGGGAGGAGGGCGGCACCGTGGCCGAGGTGACTGTGCCCCGAGTCCTGCTGCCCGGCAGCGGTGACGGGGCGGGGCCGCCGCTTGAAGCGGAGGACCACGCACGGACCGTGGACGAGCGCCCGCAGGCCGGCGCACAGCTGTACGCCAGGCCGGCGGAGCCGGAGCGGGAGGAGGAGCCGGACGCCGCGGTCGGGGGAGCTGCCTGGACGGGGGCCGCCGCACCGGGGGCCGCGCCCCCGGCGGGCACAGCCGCGCCGGGCGCATCCGGGGAGAACGCCGCCGGGCCGGAGGCCCGGCACGCCGAGCCCCGAGGGCCCCTCACCCATCCGGGCCTGCCGCAGCGGGTGCGGAGGGAGACGCCGCGCGAGTCGGCCGTCCCGCATCCGCGCAGCGGGGCCACCGCGGAGGAGTTGCGCCGCAGGCTCGACGGGTTCCAGCAGGGGGCTCGGAAAGGGCTCCGGGACGCGGGAACGCCGGCCGAGCCGACAACCGCCAGGGTCCCCTCTCCGGCCGGTTCGCCCGAGGCCGAACGAATCCGGCACGGCGAACACAGCGAACGCTGCGAGCACGGCGAACACGCCGAACACTGCGAACGCTGCGAACACGCCGAGCAGACCGGCCAGGACACGCCGCACGACGAGCAGAACCAGCCCTCCGCGCTCCGGGAACCGGAGCAACACGCCGCGCACGACGGGCAGGACGCGCGAAGTCGGCACGCCGGGCAGGATGTGCGGGAAGCGCACGAGGGCCACGCCGGGCACGACGGACCGGTGCCGCGCCCCGACGGACCCGGCGGGCACGAGCAGCGGGACACCCCGCGGGGCCGGGAGGGCCGGGGAAGCGAACAGGAAGCACCGGGCGCGCAGCCCGAGGACATCAGCAGTGCGGAAAAGCGAGCGGGGGCGCAGCTTGACGGTGGTACCGCCGAGGAGGCACGTAAGTGA
- a CDS encoding roadblock/LC7 domain-containing protein — protein MRRRRGGRPAAGPRGTSGDLAALVSGVASLTFAAAELMEAGVVKQTIVSMDEGALLVMAIGDGSLLGVHAAADCDMAAVGYQMGLFVGRAGHVLTPELRSELRGAVDAGAGAGR, from the coding sequence GTGCGGCGGCGGCGCGGCGGGCGCCCGGCCGCCGGCCCCCGGGGCACCAGCGGGGACCTGGCCGCTCTGGTGTCCGGGGTGGCCTCGCTGACGTTCGCCGCGGCCGAGCTGATGGAGGCCGGCGTGGTGAAGCAGACCATCGTCTCCATGGACGAGGGCGCGCTGCTGGTGATGGCCATCGGCGACGGCTCGCTGCTGGGGGTGCATGCCGCGGCCGACTGCGACATGGCGGCGGTCGGCTACCAGATGGGGCTGTTCGTCGGCCGGGCCGGGCACGTGCTGACACCGGAGCTGCGCAGCGAGCTGCGGGGAGCGGTGGACGCGGGCGCGGGGGCGGGCCGGTAG
- a CDS encoding MarR family transcriptional regulator, translated as MENAGGTTDVHKKSTDPAGREDPAEPFGPECLDVERELAVFLRRARASSGEMARQVHPDLEPAAYGLLVRLEDAGEQRATELAAYFGVGKATISRQLHALLQLGLVERRTDPADRRASLVRLTAEGRERFTRVRDARRLSYARKLAAWDRTEIAELARLLHRLNSLADQDE; from the coding sequence ATGGAAAACGCCGGAGGCACCACTGACGTGCACAAGAAGTCCACAGACCCCGCGGGCCGCGAGGACCCGGCAGAGCCGTTCGGCCCTGAATGCCTCGACGTCGAACGGGAGTTGGCCGTCTTCCTGCGCCGCGCCCGCGCCTCCTCGGGCGAGATGGCCCGCCAGGTCCACCCCGACCTGGAACCCGCCGCGTACGGACTGCTGGTGCGCCTCGAGGACGCGGGTGAGCAGCGGGCGACCGAACTCGCCGCCTACTTCGGCGTCGGCAAGGCGACGATAAGCCGCCAACTGCACGCGCTGCTGCAGCTCGGCCTGGTGGAACGGCGCACCGACCCCGCGGACCGGCGCGCCTCGCTCGTCCGCCTCACCGCCGAGGGCCGGGAGCGGTTCACCCGGGTACGGGACGCGCGCCGCCTGTCCTACGCCCGCAAGCTCGCCGCCTGGGACCGCACGGAGATCGCCGAGCTGGCCCGCCTCCTCCACCGCCTCAACTCGCTGGCCGATCAGGACGAGTAG
- a CDS encoding lysozyme: MPSFRSGTARRRRGTAAVIGMFVSLLALVLALPGAASAASGNGDSGTKSAKATTSGKATESAKSTDGLRGNPKAPAKRGEAWMGAGVRMHEGDSTDGTQPDKNRAGLLASVHGVDVSSHQGNVAWSTLWNSGVRFAYAKATEGTSYKNPYFAQQYNGSYNVGMIRGAYHFALPNSSSGATQANYFASNGGGWSKDGKTLPGVLDIEYNPYGATCFGLSKSAMVNWIKDFTSTYKARTGRDAVIYTTTSWWTQCTGNSSAFGNSNPLWIARYASSPGTLPAGWGFYTFWQYTSSGPTVGDHDYFNGSMTRLKVLANGG, from the coding sequence ATGCCCAGCTTCAGATCCGGTACGGCCCGTCGCAGACGCGGAACCGCGGCTGTCATCGGGATGTTCGTCTCCCTTCTCGCACTCGTCCTGGCGCTTCCGGGCGCGGCCTCGGCCGCTTCCGGCAACGGGGACAGCGGTACGAAGTCGGCCAAGGCCACGACGTCGGGCAAGGCCACGGAATCGGCCAAGAGCACCGACGGCCTGCGCGGCAATCCCAAGGCGCCCGCCAAGCGCGGCGAAGCCTGGATGGGCGCGGGCGTGCGGATGCACGAGGGCGACTCCACCGACGGTACCCAGCCCGACAAGAACCGCGCCGGCCTGCTCGCGTCGGTCCACGGCGTGGACGTCAGCAGCCACCAGGGGAACGTCGCCTGGTCGACGCTGTGGAACAGCGGGGTCCGCTTCGCCTACGCCAAGGCGACCGAGGGCACCAGCTACAAGAACCCCTACTTCGCCCAGCAGTACAACGGCTCCTACAACGTGGGCATGATCAGGGGCGCGTACCACTTCGCGCTGCCCAACTCCTCCAGCGGCGCCACCCAGGCGAATTACTTCGCCAGCAACGGCGGCGGCTGGAGCAAGGACGGCAAGACCCTGCCGGGCGTGCTCGACATCGAGTACAACCCCTACGGCGCGACCTGCTTCGGTCTGAGCAAGAGCGCGATGGTGAACTGGATCAAGGACTTCACCAGCACCTACAAGGCACGGACCGGGCGCGACGCGGTCATCTACACCACCACGAGCTGGTGGACCCAGTGCACCGGCAACAGCAGCGCCTTCGGGAATTCCAACCCGCTCTGGATCGCCCGCTACGCCTCGTCGCCGGGCACCCTCCCGGCCGGCTGGGGCTTCTACACCTTCTGGCAGTACACCTCCAGCGGCCCGACCGTGGGTGACCACGACTACTTCAACGGGTCGATGACCCGTCTGAAGGTTCTGGCCAACGGAGGCTGA